In the Engraulis encrasicolus isolate BLACKSEA-1 chromosome 9, IST_EnEncr_1.0, whole genome shotgun sequence genome, one interval contains:
- the vps26b gene encoding vacuolar protein sorting-associated protein 26B — protein sequence MSFFGFGQSAEVDIVLNDAETRKKVEHKSEDGRKDKYFLFYDGETVSGKVNVTLKNPGKRLEHYGIKIEFIGQIELYYDRGNHHEFVSLVKDLARPGELSHSQSFDFEFTHVEKPYETYTGQNVKLRYFLRATISRRLNDISKEMDIVVHTLSTYPELNSSIKMEVGIEDCLHIEFEYNKSKYHLKDVIVGKIYFLLVRIKIKHMEIDIIKRETTGTGPSVYHENDTIAKYEIMDGAPVRGESIPIRLFLAGYEMTPTMRDINKKFSVRYYLNLVLIDEEERRYFKQQEITLWRKGDIVRRSMSQQATIASQRFEPSSSSSSSAITEKTTEKEKEKEKENVPEPAKEEDDSS from the exons ATGAGTTTCTTCGGCTTCGGGCAGAGTGCTGAGGTAGATATTGTTTTAAATGACGCTGAAACGAGAAAGAAGGTAGAGCACAAGAGTGAAGATGGGAGGAAGGACAAGTACTTTCTTTTCTACGACGGGGAAACGGTGAGCGGCAAAGTGAACGTCACCCTGAAAAATCCAGGAAAGAGGCTCGAGCACTACGGCATTAAAATAGAGTTCATCGGACAGATTG AGCTGTACTATGATCGGGGCAATCACCATGAGTTTGTGTCTCTGGTGAAAGATCTCGCTCGCCCTGGCGAACTGTCACATTCCCAGTCATTTGACTTTGAGTTCACTCATGTGGAGAAGCCCTACGAAACCTACACCGGCCAGAATGTCAAATTAAG GTACTTCCTGCGTGCCACCATCAGCCGGCGACTCAATGACATCAGCAAGGAGATGGACATTGTGGTGCACACGCTCAGTACCTACCCGGAGCTCAACTCCTCCATCAAGATGGAGGTGGGCATAGAGGACTGCCTGCACATCGAGTTTGAGTACAACAAGTCCAA GTACCACCTGAAGGATGTGATTGTGGGGAAGATCTACTTCCTGCTGGTGAGGATAAAGATCAAGCACATGGAGATCGACATCATCAAGCGGGAGACCACGGGCACGGGGCCCAGCGTCTACCACGAGAATGACACCATCGCCAAATACGAGATCATGGACGGAGCACCTGTCAGAg GAGAGTCCATTCCTATCCGATTATTCCTGGCGGGCTACGAGATGACGCCCACCATGAGGGACATCAACAAGAAGTTCTCGGTGCGCTACTACCTCAACCTGGTGCTCATTGACGAGGAGGAGAGGCGCTACTTCAAGCAGCag GAGATCACCCTGTGgaggaaaggtgacattgtgCGCCGCAGCATGTCCCAGCAGGCCACCATCGCCTCCCAACGCTTCGAgccctccagctccagctccagctcagcGATAACAGAGAagacaacagagaaagagaaagaaaaagaaaaagagaatgttCCGGAGCCGGCCAAGGAGGAGGACGACAGCAGCTAG